Below is a genomic region from Castanea sativa cultivar Marrone di Chiusa Pesio chromosome 2, ASM4071231v1.
atgagttttaatttaatgcgttcaaaataaacttttaataaattatatgtataaaaaatttgagtgtgGCGGGATAGCTACCCGCAGGCACCTACAAGAACCGGgcgggaaaaaaaaatcaccctaAAGTGGAAGTGGGGTAGGGGTGGGGACTAGGAAACTCACCTCATACATGCCTTGTTGCCATTCCTACAAATTACTTCAGTTTTTATGATTATCTTGGCCTTAGAATTTAATAATGTGATTTAAAGATTTTTCAGGATCCCATTTAAAATGAaagttttcacaaaaattaaaagcaaataaaatataatatcgATAGTTGTGTCTTACAAATCCTTGCTACAATTcccctcaaaattttgaaatttcttccTATCTCACCCAAtcaaaaagcttttttttttttttttttttttctaagttttttgtttcccaaataatttaacatttagtcttttaaaaataaactaatttttactttttgacaCATATTTTAAcatgaaagttataaaaaatgatggataaactacatatttggttCACGttttttacaccatatttcaatttagttcctaatattttaattgtattaatttagtccctaacattttaatgtcatgtcaatttaatttttgccgTTATCTCTTGGATAAGAATTGCTGATGTAGTTAacgactaaaataaaaaattagtttccgtTGACGTGgcaataaacttttttttttaaaaaatttgtttgtttgccaCGTCAGCAATTTCCATCAAAGAAATAACAGCATGtactaacgctctgtttgtttcagcatcaacattttctggaaaatggttcattttccaaagagcattttctagaaaattatatcattttccaatgtttggtaacgaccttaaaaatgagcttgagaatgttttctggtgtttggtatgcaaatttttatttttattttttatatttcttgtgtaatttaaaacatgcgtattatgtaaactaactaatgtaatcaatattaaaaaaaaaaaaaccaaggatgaatttggttttcatactaaaattttgacaatagatacaataaaaattagttgtcaaattttcatgatctctaccactcattttacttatatatatggacaggaacgtccacacatacacacatttatatatattaaccatttgtctatatacataaaattgacaagagaatacatctttaataactacaaaataacaataacttttcattgtctactctttttgctaatacactaattgtctactatggtcaaccagaagtctttaatattactcaaaattatgtatttatataatgtatctatatagtatatcatcactacataatatttgcataatgtatctatcaacaaaaaagattatgctatgtaaaagtaatttagagccatataggcactatgtttaaaattttcgtcttttacttccttccttcattctttcttcttatttattttttatatattttttagcacttttatgtgcaaaaaaaaacttatacagggaatccatcaaaccaaaagtttcttagagaaaaaaataaaatcaagtttgaaattcaaagtaaagaattgagattttggtagagaggaatgaataattaccgctgcaaatatgttctcttttgcaagttggtagagaggaatgaaataattactgagcaatgaaggaaaaaaatctactcaaagaactgtgttataaaggggaagaaaaatatggagagaaagtgagggagagagatctacggaagaggagagaccagagtgagtgatagtgagggtgtgaggaaagaaaaagaaaagagaaaagagaaagagtgagagtgagagtgcgtactgtgagatagagattgttttccaaaaaatttttttggaaaacaagctataaaaaacaagccttatttttattaggatttttcattgactaaagatagtttttcgttgactagttttttttttgtgctaccaaacattggaaaatgtggaaaactatctttacagaaagttttccagcaaaacaaacaaagcgtaAATTGACACCATACTGTAAGGTTAGAGACTAAATtaacataattaaaatattaagaatcaaattaaattatagtgTAAAGAATATAAACTAAATACGTAATTTActcaaaagttatatttttttttatgaagcgCCGAAAATAAGTAAAGGCCAAACTCATTGTCATTGATACCCCATGCTAATTATTGACACCCATATTAGCATGGATATCGATGAGAATTATGATCAAAGgaggagaaagaaacaaaaaaagaagctgTCTGCTAGAATGGCGAATACAGCTAAACGTCTGCACCTTAATTTTTATACTCTCCATACTTcggtgatttaaaaaaaaaaaaaatttgataactaCTTTCCCTACTTTAGtaattttactatttcaaaCCATTGATATTATAAAACAATAGggagtaccaaaaaaaaaaaaaactaaactaaactttGTTGTGTGCTTGCTGCTACCATGTATAAAGTAACATTCACTCGAaggaataaagtaaaaaaaaacacacacacaattcatatccaattcaaatttgaaacctTGATCTTTACCAAAAATACCAGTTTGTTGGACATTGGTTCATTCAGAACACcgaataaaaaatgaatcacGAAAAGTTTAGCaataatttatccaaaaatCAATCTCCCAACTTTGTTTTAATATTCAATCTAACTGCTAACTGTGATGTGCTAGTAGTAAATGATTCATGTAGTTGTCATGAGTGGCTTCTCCAAGTTAAATATTCTTGGGCAAACGCTAGGCTCCAAATCTTAAATGGCATTATCACCTGTTTCTTGTGCCCCCTAGACCTCACGTACTCAAAActtaaattagaataaaaagaaaaaacaataaacaaccCCATTATTCAATTCAtggttcaaagttcaaaccgtAGCTCAAGTATGATGTACTTCAGTCAAACTTCACGCACTTCTTTCCCACAAAATCAGATTCCTTTGAATTCAATTCACGCCCTCCACTTCTCCCCTATTACTGTATTACATGAAagaattttgtctttttttttaagctttagttatttttatttttggtgtgtTGTTTAGGACACTTTTGTTCTCATTCTCTGAACTGAATCTGTTCAAATATTAAAAGCTAACAttattaaacccaaaaaaatagttcactgttccaaaaaataatatgtttttatcAATTGTACACGCTGTACTCTGTGTGGAGTGGAGGCATAACAAGTAGCACAATCCCTGATACACCTGTGCCCTCATCCTCTGCAGCTGCACATCTCTTAAGACTTAAGAGTATTCAAAGGTAAAGTGAATCCCATCCAAAGCACCACAgaaccaaaaaccaaaccctTTTTGAGCAAAAAGCAACAGAAATCAAAGAATCATAAACAAGACCCCCAAATATTTCCCACAGTTCCAACCACAAGAACCACTTCTCAAAAACCTGCCATGATTTGATCCCTCAACTCCAACCCAAATGGGATTTTCCTCAAAACacttttcccttttcctttatTCTCTGATTTTCCTTACCAATTTGGAGCTTATCCCACTTGCCAAATCTGTTTCTAATACAGATTTAGTTTACAAGGGGTGTGCAAAGCAAGCCTTTTCAGATCCAAATGGGGTTTACTCACAAACACTCTCAGCTCTCTTTAGTTCCCTTGTTTCACAGTCTTCCAAGGCTAGGTTCTTCAATACCACCTCTGGTACTGGCCAAAGCACCATCTCTGGTCTCTTCCAATGCAGAGGAGACCTTAACAATGCTGAGTGTTACAACTGTGTCAACAAACTGCCCCAAATGGCTAACAGTCTTTGTGGCAAAACTGTAGCCGCTAGAGTCCAGCTCCTTGGCTGTTACCTTCTATATGAGGTTTCTGGGTTTGCTCAGATTTCAGGGTATGACTTGCTCTACAAGACTTGTGGCTCAACCAATGTGGCTGGAGTTGGGTTTCAGGAGAGGAGGGACACAGCTTTTACTGTGTTGGAAAATGGGGTTGTTAGTGGCCATGGCTTTTACACCACGAGCTATCAAGATGTGTATATGTTGGCTCAGTGTGAAGGGGATTTGGGGGACTCAGATTGTGGGGAATGTGTGAAGAGCTCTGTGCAGAGAGCTCAGGTTGAATGTGGGAGCTCTATTTCAGGCCAAGTCTATCTGCACAAGTGCTTTATTAGTTATAATTACTATCCAAATGGGGTTCCTAGGAGATCTTCATCCTCATCatcttcctcttcatcttcatcaGGTAAAGTTTCTGTTTTTACctacaaaattttgattttcatctTGATTAATGATGTTTTctgctttatttatttgtttattcatGTACGGGGCTTTTTTGGCCTAATCCCAAGCGAGAATAGTGGTTATTTACTGTATGAAACATtgaacattatatatattattagtgtagtttattaatatattgATGTTGTGGGATGTGTTTTAAATTAATGTAGGGACAGGTGGAAATACTGGAAAGACAGTGGCTATAATATTAGGAGGGGCGGCAGGAGTTGGGTTTCTAGTTATTTGCTTATTATTTACTAGAAATTTGATGAAGAAACATGAAGGTATGTATGTGTATCTGGAACAtgaggtggttttttttttttttttacctgccTTTTCTGCTTCTAATGTTGTTaccaatttgaattttttttggtatttttgtgcAGATTTTTGATAGGAGAAAGATGAGgttcaaaagaaacaaaagttcATTTGAGGTAGATTCTTTCTAcgatattatttttgtttttagccAAAGGAAATGGGTTTTTGTGGTGGATAGAAGTggtagagtgagagagagagagagagagaggggtttaACTTTAATGTTGGAAATTGTTATTACTTACCTACCGTGTAGGTAAGCATTTGTTAAGCTTAAGtgagggaatgaaattaagaAAATGTTTACAAAAGCAAAAATTGTAAGAATGAATGTTTGTCATTTTGGGTGGTCATGgtggatgaaaaaagaaaaaaagaaaaaaaaaaaagacggtGGACTAATGGGATTTGGCctttagaagaaaaagaaaaaaaaaaagtcatagcCATAGCCATGTGGGTGTTTGTCTCTTTTTTCTAATCTCCAGATGAATGCATGATGCATCTCCATTTTCTTCACACAACTTTATGCTTTTTAGAAAGTTGCAATtgcaaacctctctctctctctctctctctctctctttattttagAAGTACATAGACACTCTCCCCCACACGCGTTTGTGTATATTTGTTAATTTGGGTCTGATAATGACACTGACAAATGTTTTAGAGCAAATATCACAATCTTCTATACTATCGGGAAGATAAATTAAGCAATCACTTTCACTGCCTTTGCCTCTTGCTCTGGCTTTCCATGCACTACCTTGATTGGAGTGTTACTAAGACCTGGTGATTggttttcataaataaaaaaagacctGCCGATTTGCTTCATTGCATTTTTTAATAGTAAACATAAGAATTTCTCaataaaatgcttttaaattATCTCTCGCTTGCATTTGGGATTTACCAAAATCAttctaatatttatttcaacaaaataCATCTCatctataaatttcattcaGTATGATATAGGTGGAGTCCTCCATAATATTACCTTCGAATTGGTGGATTTCAAATATTCTTTGTTGATGGACCGCAGCTTCTaggatttttatatatatacgaTATATTTATACACTAAAAAAGATGCTAAAGAAACAAGAACAATGGATATGctgaagataaaaaaaaaaaaaaacaatggagCTCCTCGGATGTGGATTAGGAATGCCCCTTATCAAACTCTGATGaatctcatttttaatgaaattgctATCAtctcaataaattaaaaaactcaattaaattCCTTTTTATCCAACACAAAAATATCTTGGTGTGCAATGTTGGAGATACAAAAGAATATTACTAACTCATTGAGATGCTGTAATTAGTGTAACACCATTTTCATGTGATCTAATATCTGACACTATTTCAAAGGCACAATGGTTAAAAACAATGTGACaatgttttattttagtctGTGTGTATCGTGGTAGATGTCTAACAACTTTAAGGTCATATTGTTTTAATCAACTATGTCTATGTGTATTGTTTTATGTCGggtcttatttatttatttttataaatatgataAGTTTTGAATGTGCGATgctaaaataattgtttttttagtgTAGGTAGGATTTAAACTCAAATTCCTTATTTGATAACAAAAGATTTCACTAATTGAACGGATAAAAACTTACTTCATGTCGGTCTTAATAATCTTTAGAACACCCTATTATAAAGTGCTTTTAATTATCTTTAGATCACCCCGATCATGAATTGCTTTGTGCTTTTAATTCTTTATTCTGCATCATGGAGGCTGGGATATTTGTATTAATAGAAgccaaagaaaaatcaaaactcaaTCAAGGCCCGCCCTAAATATCAGCTCATACtacattttaattaattgtttaaaaaaaaaaactcataatctgcttttctcaagtcgtgataatataagaaaattaagtatcaaaaagaaaaaatgaatcaaGGATAAGATATCTATAGCCTGTAGGGAGCACACACAATTGACAATAGATATGAATGCTCCTAAAATATTGACAATGGGTATGGATCCACTGAACCAACAGGACCTGTCCTTTCTCTCCAATTATTTTTGGATACCACAAGTGTTTAAAACTTTAGTAGGTTGGGATTGATGTATTAATTTCCCTTCTAAAATTATAGATTAAAGATATGGATATGGAAGCTTCGTGACACTCCTTTGTGTTGTGCATTgcaagatgatgatgatgatgatgatgattaatTGATGATTGATGCTCCTCCTCCTTCAGACTTCAGAGCTCCCTACATATGATGACAACGGATTTCACGCGGAAACACAATTGGACAGAGTTGTATTGTATACTTCGGCTTTTATATATGGACGTAGCAATATTGTTCAAAGCTGTTAACGTGCACTACTCCAGAATGCCGCTATGGGTCAAAATATTCGTGCTGTATACACACTCTAAGTTAGCTGTATACactacacaaatacaaataaaatacaatacaatacagTTCATGCTGAATCAACTCCTACGTACACAAAATAGATGTGGATTCCATTctgttcatttatttattgttcATTTATGCTGGATGAACTCCCAAGTTATTGTTTATAACTTGGGAGCTAAGACTGCTTTTTAGCTTAAAAACTCTTTTTTGCTTTCGAGTTTTGATGAGTGTGCTAAGTAAACTCCTATCTTCAAGCTCTaaaagcataaataaataaataagggtaAATGGTATTAGGATCTCCTAAACTTTTATCTTGTTTAAAACCGtcctttacttcttcttctttgctaaTTTGGTACATGAAACTTGGATGGTGTACCAAATAAACCTTTCTGTTTGTGTCTCCTCAAATTGTTAATGGAGAGATCACATGACTTAAAAacgaaaacaaaaaagtaaagagatgtagaattttttttatgggcaatgaaacattaaataaaataacccAATCCCCAATATCACGGCCAAACGAAGGTTGAAGTTCACCATTCAACCATTTCCAAATTCCTTCACTAAACCATCACCAAAACCccctttttaaaaacaattttttttttaaaaaaaaaaaaaaaccccacaagTGATGTACTTGAGGAGATCTATAGCTTATTTGGTACATGAATttaacacatgttttcagtttttaaataacattacgcgtattttcatacattttttcacTCATACATATTTcgaaaaaatataaacaacgttactagaacaacgttaccaaacggATCCCCATTTTTCCAAAGCATTTGAAGTTGATATGTTCAAATCTCTGCAGGCGTAGCTAACTAAAATTAATAGTTTAGTGTGACAAACTAACATGTTATTTGACAAATACGGTGATAAGAATCTTATAACTCAATTAACACTTCTTACTAAACAaacttaaataatttattgaaaaaaataataaataaaatacaatacaaGAGAATCAAACTCCACTCATCCCAATTTCCAATAGGCAAAATTTGTAATGGAAGAAATGAGAATCATTCCCTCAAGATTACACAAAAGAGCCCACCTAGCTACATTATGAGCCACTAAATTTGCCTCCATATAGGTgtaatttacaaaatattaTGAGAAATAGTTCAAAATGAGCCTAGCTTTGAAATATTATGAGAAATAGGTCAATAATTTGTCCAAACGATCAATGAGGAGATATTGAGTTTTGAAGTGGTGGAGTGACGTTTAATGCATCTCCTTTCACTAATGACATATTTGTATCCAAATCATTCTGCATATGTTGCTTTAGCCTTGTTGCTTTGGCTTATGCTTTAAGATGATCTTGATCATTTGTTAATTCCGGCCATGTGAATATAACTTCTTTGCTATGATTTCTACCTATTGCTTTTAGGCAtgttttctcttcaaaatttaCTTTCACAAAAGGAGGGAGGTGTATCCCATGGACTTTTTCTTGAGTTCTTCTCACTTGCATAAATCCCAAGACATTACAATTTCCAAggtatattttattaatttgactACTTAACACCAAAGGATCTGATAGTTCCCTTTCATTTTGCTTTATGATGCGATTTATTGTCATCTATATTATATCACAACATATAGCTGTGAATAATATGAAActttttttagtactttttggCACCTTCAATTTTGCTTTTGAATGTAGAATAGTTTTGAACCATCAGGTATGGAATTAAATTGCATATCATAGAACATGATTGGCCAAGGAGACAAAATCCAACGGATTTTTGCAATTAGGCATTCTATAAAGAGATGTGTTCGAGTCTCTTCTTTGACTTTGCATAAAACACATTATTTATCTTcaattttcattcttcttcGAATTACACATTTAGTCGGAACACTTTACCAAACGATCTTTCGGAGGAAAAGTTTTAACCTTTcttgtattttgagtttttagaACTGCTTCCAatctttgactttttgttttttaaggaaccgtcttttgatttttttagagagttgaATTAGTTGATAGACCAACTTAGTTGTGAACTTTGCCCAAATGGCTAGAGACTCATTACAGGGACAAATTCAAATCCTCAACTAtcaaagttaaaaaagaaaagagggaagTTACACTTTTCCACAATAAACTATATCACATTTTGTACTCTCTCATAATCTATTGGAATCATGATAAACTATTGAAATGCATGTATagctaataataaaatttagtatTAAAAGACTAATTTACCACTCCCTCCAAAGTAGACAATAGAGAGTTTATTGGTTTTTTGAAACTATATTTCATTATACCTAACATTAAAGTCTAAAACAGTTGTTTCTCACAAAAAAGTCTAAAACAGTTGTTtctcacaaaaaagaaaaaagaaaaaagaaaaaagataaaaaggatAGAGAGTCTAAAACAGACataaatgttattattattatttttttaaaaaggcaTGTGCATTTTTGTCTTCAacattttgtttaattaattaaaccaATTTGCGCTTCGCGCTTCTTCGTCAGTGGAGTTGAGTCAGCATTTGGACAAACAAGATCTTGAGTTTGAGCGTTCAAACGCATGCAGCGGAAGAAGACACCAAAAAGCTCCTCCATTCCTTTTCCATTTCCATAACATGAACGATGATGCATTAGACCCACGCACACTCCATGCCCAAGCCATCAAATCCATCAACACAGACCGTTTTGTCTACAACAACCTCATCACACTCTACTCCAAGTCCAACATCAACAACCTCTTCTCTTACTCTCTTCGCCTCTTCCACCAAATCCCATCTCCCAACGTTGTCTCATGGACTGCCCTCATCTCCGCTCACGCCAACTCCCTCTTTTCTCTCCAACACTTCGTTTCCATGCTCCGCCACCCCACTTTGCCAAACCAGCGCACTTTTGCTTCTCTCTTCAAAACCTGTACCTCACTCCCTTGCTTCCGTTTCGGCCTTTCTCTCCATTGTCTTGCGCTGAAACTTTGTATTTCTAACGAACCCTTTTCTGGGTCTGCGCTTATTAATTTTTACTCTAAATATCGGCTTCCTGGTGATGCTCGTAAGGTGTTCGATGAAATTCCTGAAAGAGATGAGGTTTGTTATTCCGCAATTATTGTGGGTCTCGCGCAAAATTCACGCTCTATTGATGCATTGTCAATGTTTGTTGATATGAAAGCTTGCAATGTGGCGTCCACGATGTATAGTGTATCTGGGGCGCTTCGTGCAGCTGCAGAGGTTGCTGCATTGGAGCAATGTAGGATCATACATGCCCATGCGGTTGTTACTGGTTTCGATATGAATGTGATTGTGGGTAGTGCTCTCGTTGATGGGTATGGAAAGGCGGGTTTTGTCTTGGATGCGAGACAGGTTTTTGATGAGAATTTGTCGGGAATGAATATCGTGGGGTGGAATGCATTGATGTCTGGTTATGCACAGCAGGGGGATAAGAACTCGACCCTTGAACTTTTCAATTCGATGGAAGCTCGAGGGCTTGTACCTGATGAATATAGCTTTCTAGCAGTCTTAATGTCATTTTGCAATGCGAATTTGGCTGTTGAGACTGAGCAGTGGCTGACCCGGATGGAAGTAGATTATGGTTTGGAACCAGGGTTAGAGCATTATACATGTTTGGTGGGTGCATTGGGACGAGCTGGTCGATTACAAGAAGCTGA
It encodes:
- the LOC142623157 gene encoding plasmodesmata-located protein 2-like, whose translation is MGFSSKHFSLFLYSLIFLTNLELIPLAKSVSNTDLVYKGCAKQAFSDPNGVYSQTLSALFSSLVSQSSKARFFNTTSGTGQSTISGLFQCRGDLNNAECYNCVNKLPQMANSLCGKTVAARVQLLGCYLLYEVSGFAQISGYDLLYKTCGSTNVAGVGFQERRDTAFTVLENGVVSGHGFYTTSYQDVYMLAQCEGDLGDSDCGECVKSSVQRAQVECGSSISGQVYLHKCFISYNYYPNGVPRRSSSSSSSSSSSSGTGGNTGKTVAIILGGAAGVGFLVICLLFTRNLMKKHEDF
- the LOC142623665 gene encoding putative pentatricopeptide repeat-containing protein At5g52630; this translates as MNDDALDPRTLHAQAIKSINTDRFVYNNLITLYSKSNINNLFSYSLRLFHQIPSPNVVSWTALISAHANSLFSLQHFVSMLRHPTLPNQRTFASLFKTCTSLPCFRFGLSLHCLALKLCISNEPFSGSALINFYSKYRLPGDARKVFDEIPERDEVCYSAIIVGLAQNSRSIDALSMFVDMKACNVASTMYSVSGALRAAAEVAALEQCRIIHAHAVVTGFDMNVIVGSALVDGYGKAGFVLDARQVFDENLSGMNIVGWNALMSGYAQQGDKNSTLELFNSMEARGLVPDEYSFLAVLMSFCNANLAVETEQWLTRMEVDYGLEPGLEHYTCLVGALGRAGRLQEAERLAMTMPFVPDAAVWRALLSSCAYHGEADMAWAMARQLLELNPHDDSAYVIAANVLSAAGRWDEVAEVRKLMKDRRVRKEGGRSWIEVQGEVHVFLAGDRRHERTEEIYEKLAELMKEIEKLGYVPVWKEMLHEVGEGEKREALWYHSEKLAVAFGVVSGAAPPGKALRIVKNLRICRDCHEAFKYMSRILEREIIVRDVNRYHKFLNGSCSCGDIW